From a region of the Zingiber officinale cultivar Zhangliang chromosome 4B, Zo_v1.1, whole genome shotgun sequence genome:
- the LOC121977554 gene encoding CDPK-related protein kinase-like: MELCEGGELLERILSRGGRYSEEDAKAIVIQILSVIAFCHLQGVVHSDLKPENFLFTTRDENAQMKLIDFGLSDFVKPIYKSQVPQS, from the exons ATGGA ATTATGTGAAGGTGGAGAATTATTAGAAAGAATTTTATCCAG AGGTGGAAGGTACTCAGAGGAGGATGCAAAAGCTATAGTTATTCAAATACTGAGTGTAATCGCCTTTTGTCATCTTCAAGGTGTTGTGCATAGTGATTTAAAGCCAGAG AATTTTCTTTTCACCACTAGAGATGAAAATGCTCAGATGAAGTTGATTGATTTTGGCCTTTCCGATTTTGTTAAACCAA tttacaaatctcaagtaccccagagttga